From the Bdellovibrio reynosensis genome, one window contains:
- a CDS encoding acyltransferase domain-containing protein, translating into MSVAFIFPGLNSLMRKSDRARFLHLPEVQDYFARAENVISDRFNKKFDFKEFLELPAEEIYSLKNISLAAVAICSIQSGVAQRLKDKVGEPDWVMGCSLGDLARAVFAGAYAFEDAVFNHIWFTQRIDGIDQIGKNIGVLAPKGEVFGAEDFAWFDETAVDVSCLTPRFLNIGGRYADLNKVEERAKEKNWNVITILEYPAHSRYILPYVQAVESDFHEVKAFKPKISVFSSLSTQPLEDPELIKQEFLLSITRPIHWSQAVQQLVNDKNIKQFINIGPCRSLSGLMRDIPVQVETKEAFEILA; encoded by the coding sequence ATGTCCGTTGCTTTTATTTTTCCTGGGTTAAATTCGTTGATGCGAAAATCAGATCGCGCGCGATTCCTTCACCTTCCAGAGGTGCAGGATTACTTTGCCCGCGCTGAAAACGTCATTAGTGACCGCTTTAATAAGAAATTTGATTTTAAAGAATTCCTAGAGCTGCCCGCTGAAGAAATCTATTCTTTAAAAAACATCAGTTTAGCTGCTGTGGCTATCTGTTCTATTCAGTCAGGCGTAGCGCAAAGATTAAAAGATAAAGTCGGTGAACCTGATTGGGTTATGGGTTGTTCACTGGGTGACCTAGCTCGCGCTGTATTCGCAGGAGCATATGCTTTTGAAGACGCCGTTTTTAATCACATCTGGTTCACGCAAAGAATCGATGGTATCGACCAAATCGGTAAAAACATCGGTGTTCTAGCACCAAAGGGCGAAGTTTTCGGTGCAGAGGACTTTGCGTGGTTTGATGAAACCGCTGTGGATGTTTCTTGTCTTACACCAAGATTTTTAAACATTGGTGGCCGCTATGCTGACCTTAACAAGGTTGAAGAGCGCGCGAAGGAAAAGAACTGGAATGTTATCACTATTCTAGAATACCCTGCGCACTCTCGTTACATCTTGCCTTACGTGCAAGCGGTTGAAAGTGATTTTCATGAAGTGAAAGCGTTTAAACCGAAGATTTCGGTTTTCTCAAGCCTAAGCACCCAACCATTGGAAGATCCCGAACTTATTAAGCAGGAATTCCTATTAAGCATCACTCGCCCTATTCATTGGTCACAAGCGGTGCAACAGTTAGTAAATGATAAGAACATTAAACAGTTCATTAACATCGGCCCTTGCCGAAGTTTGTCGGGCTTAATGCGCGATATTCCTGTGCAAGTTGAAACAAAAGAAGCTTTTGAAATTTTAGCGTAA
- a CDS encoding Hpt domain-containing protein — MSRVKVEIDADLQDLIPQFVENRKKDIATLEELVEKNDLTAISQLAHKIKGAAAGYGFNELSDLAAQMEQSAKAGDSSPLKDLVKKMRIHFLSVDIHYVTM; from the coding sequence ATGTCTAGAGTGAAAGTTGAAATCGATGCTGACTTGCAGGATCTAATTCCCCAGTTCGTCGAGAATCGCAAAAAAGATATCGCGACCCTTGAAGAACTCGTTGAGAAGAACGACCTGACCGCTATTTCTCAACTAGCACACAAGATTAAAGGCGCAGCGGCTGGCTACGGTTTTAACGAGCTTAGCGACCTTGCTGCGCAAATGGAACAGTCTGCGAAAGCTGGCGACAGCTCTCCTCTAAAAGACCTAGTGAAAAAGATGCGCATTCACTTTTTAAGTGTCGATATTCACTACGTTACTATGTAA
- a CDS encoding dihydrofolate reductase family protein yields MRKVSAFNSISLDGYFTDKNSDMSWAHCAPPDEDFDNFVKGNAGGGGTLLFGRKTFQMMESFWPTEEAKKMMPEIADGMNRMEKIVFSKTLSDVTWNNSRLVKGDLVEEVRKLKNQDGIDITILGSGSIISQLSEAGLIDDYSVVVIPVVLGSGRTQFEGLQKILNLKLTNSRTFKNGNVFLSYSPS; encoded by the coding sequence ATGCGCAAAGTCTCTGCTTTCAATTCAATTTCTTTAGATGGCTATTTTACTGACAAAAATTCGGACATGAGTTGGGCCCACTGTGCACCCCCTGATGAAGACTTTGATAACTTTGTAAAAGGGAATGCTGGAGGCGGTGGCACACTATTATTCGGAAGAAAAACTTTTCAGATGATGGAAAGTTTTTGGCCTACAGAAGAAGCAAAAAAAATGATGCCGGAAATAGCTGATGGAATGAATAGAATGGAGAAAATAGTTTTCTCTAAAACTCTTTCTGATGTCACATGGAATAACAGCCGACTTGTAAAAGGTGATTTGGTTGAGGAAGTTCGCAAACTTAAAAACCAAGATGGAATTGATATAACAATTCTAGGAAGCGGCTCGATTATTTCCCAACTTTCTGAAGCTGGCTTAATCGATGACTACTCAGTCGTAGTTATACCCGTTGTTTTAGGCTCAGGAAGAACTCAGTTTGAAGGTTTACAAAAAATCCTTAATCTAAAGCTGACAAACTCGCGCACATTCAAGAATGGGAATGTTTTTCTGTCTTATTCCCCATCGTAA
- a CDS encoding NAD(P)H-quinone oxidoreductase, producing the protein MLAVEVSSPGGPEVLKIVERPRPEPGPKEVVIEVHAAGVNRPDCAQRQGTYPPPPGASDILGLEVSGRIVAIGKEVKRWKVGDFICALVNGGGYAEYVAVPEGQCLPIPDDMDLVQAAALPETFFTVWTNVFESAGLKNGESILIHGGSGGIGTTAIQLAHAFGAKVFTTVGKEESVAQCKELGANVVIEYKKEDFVTVIKDQTAGKGVDVILDMVGGEYFRRNLTCLSLKGRLVQIATIQGAAVELDLRVMMAKRLTLMGSTLRPRSSEEKTKIADSLLQRVWPLLNDGRLQPVIYKTFPLSQVKEAHELMESSAHTGKIVLLVKK; encoded by the coding sequence ATGTTAGCAGTTGAAGTCAGTTCGCCCGGAGGACCCGAGGTTTTAAAAATCGTCGAACGTCCTCGTCCCGAACCCGGTCCTAAAGAAGTTGTGATTGAAGTTCATGCTGCTGGCGTTAACCGTCCTGACTGCGCGCAAAGGCAAGGTACTTATCCTCCGCCACCGGGCGCTTCAGACATTCTTGGCTTAGAAGTTTCAGGAAGGATTGTGGCGATAGGAAAAGAAGTGAAGCGCTGGAAGGTCGGCGATTTCATTTGTGCATTAGTAAATGGCGGAGGTTATGCCGAATACGTCGCCGTTCCTGAGGGACAATGTTTGCCGATTCCTGATGATATGGATCTTGTGCAAGCAGCTGCCTTGCCGGAAACTTTTTTCACTGTGTGGACCAATGTTTTTGAAAGTGCCGGATTAAAAAACGGAGAAAGCATTTTGATTCATGGTGGTTCTGGAGGAATTGGCACTACGGCGATTCAACTTGCCCATGCTTTTGGTGCAAAAGTTTTTACGACGGTAGGAAAAGAAGAGTCTGTGGCGCAATGTAAAGAGTTGGGCGCCAATGTCGTCATCGAATACAAAAAAGAAGATTTCGTCACCGTTATTAAAGACCAAACTGCCGGTAAAGGGGTCGACGTTATCCTTGATATGGTGGGTGGGGAATACTTTCGCCGCAACCTAACTTGTTTAAGTCTTAAGGGTCGCCTGGTGCAAATTGCAACGATTCAAGGCGCTGCGGTGGAACTTGATTTAAGAGTGATGATGGCAAAGCGTTTGACCTTGATGGGTTCAACTTTGCGCCCACGATCTTCCGAAGAAAAAACAAAAATCGCGGATTCACTTCTGCAAAGAGTGTGGCCCCTGTTAAATGATGGAAGATTACAACCAGTGATATACAAAACCTTTCCCCTTAGTCAGGTAAAAGAGGCCCATGAACTGATGGAATCCAGTGCACACACTGGAAAGATTGTATTATTAGTGAAGAAATAA
- a CDS encoding DEAD/DEAH box helicase — MKFQTSTLRQNSFQEMSLAPVLLTALGKMAIKKPTPVQAEVIPVSLQGSDLVAVAQTGSGKTLAFALSLLTTLHKKPEARALVLAPSREMAQQIYKVFLELCVEMPVSVCLAIGGSTGSKQANQLKKNPRLIVATPGRLNDHLTGNKLLLQGVEIVVIDEADRMLDMGFAPQLKFIQNTLRGNTQTLMFSASFGQAVESIAQLFMKSNAFMIRSGKAEEPVTSLKQKVVFLDRTMKNDHILDELNATKGGVIVFTGSQESCEGLGAHLKEYGYETDLIHGGLSQGQRNRVVREFREGDIRVLVATDLLARGLDVPHVDHVINFDLPFQSEDFLHRIGRTARAGRSGQAITFVTPSDHRMYQKIKAYLQGADEVKLDAKFTFIDRSKKFARGGKPEDKKDFRKGSAPKAGKPEYKPKSGKSPLAGKTFAKNSPHKKSSGHGKSGSGFLKKR, encoded by the coding sequence ATGAAATTTCAAACCTCTACTTTACGTCAGAATAGCTTTCAGGAAATGTCATTAGCTCCGGTGCTGTTAACAGCTCTTGGAAAAATGGCTATAAAAAAACCAACGCCGGTTCAGGCAGAGGTTATTCCCGTCAGCTTACAAGGATCTGACCTAGTGGCTGTTGCGCAAACGGGAAGTGGCAAGACGTTGGCTTTTGCGCTTTCGTTGCTTACCACACTTCATAAAAAGCCTGAGGCACGCGCTTTGGTGCTAGCACCTAGTCGCGAGATGGCTCAGCAGATCTATAAGGTTTTCCTAGAGCTTTGTGTTGAGATGCCGGTTTCAGTTTGTCTTGCTATTGGCGGTAGTACGGGTTCAAAACAAGCAAATCAGCTTAAGAAAAATCCTCGTCTTATTGTAGCAACTCCCGGTCGTCTGAATGATCACCTGACAGGAAATAAACTTTTACTTCAAGGTGTTGAGATCGTTGTGATCGATGAAGCAGACCGTATGTTGGATATGGGTTTTGCCCCACAACTTAAATTCATTCAAAATACTTTGCGTGGGAATACTCAGACATTGATGTTTTCAGCAAGTTTCGGCCAGGCTGTCGAATCTATTGCCCAGTTATTTATGAAATCCAATGCTTTTATGATTCGTTCAGGAAAAGCAGAAGAGCCAGTTACGAGTCTTAAGCAAAAAGTAGTGTTCCTAGATCGGACGATGAAAAACGATCACATCCTAGATGAGCTTAATGCTACTAAAGGTGGAGTTATCGTTTTCACTGGAAGCCAGGAAAGTTGTGAAGGTCTTGGGGCTCATTTAAAAGAATACGGTTATGAAACTGATTTGATTCATGGCGGACTTTCGCAAGGACAACGCAACCGCGTGGTGCGTGAGTTTCGCGAAGGCGATATTCGCGTCTTAGTTGCGACGGATCTTTTAGCTCGGGGACTTGATGTGCCTCACGTTGATCACGTTATTAACTTTGATTTACCTTTTCAGTCAGAAGACTTCCTTCACAGAATCGGAAGAACAGCGCGCGCGGGCCGTTCAGGCCAGGCAATTACATTTGTAACTCCTTCTGATCATCGCATGTATCAAAAGATTAAAGCTTATTTGCAAGGCGCTGATGAAGTTAAGCTTGATGCTAAGTTCACCTTTATTGATCGTTCAAAGAAGTTTGCTCGTGGTGGTAAACCTGAAGATAAAAAAGACTTTCGAAAAGGTTCTGCTCCTAAAGCGGGTAAGCCAGAATACAAACCCAAATCTGGTAAATCTCCGTTAGCAGGAAAGACATTCGCTAAAAATAGTCCCCACAAAAAATCGAGTGGGCACGGTAAATCCGGATCTGGGTTTTTAAAGAAAAGATAA
- a CDS encoding SRPBCC family protein produces MTYPSRQITTSINRSPSEVYEFTANPENMPKWAEGLSKSKNDQIW; encoded by the coding sequence ATGACTTACCCTTCCCGGCAAATCACAACTTCCATCAACCGCTCGCCAAGCGAAGTTTATGAATTCACTGCCAATCCTGAAAACATGCCGAAATGGGCTGAGGGCTTAAGCAAATCTAAAAATGACCAAATCTGGTGA
- a CDS encoding redoxin domain-containing protein: MHTAERYGHGYTTILSPGNQAPDFCLASAPDQKLCLKDLLGKPLVLVFYPADWSPQCEDLDVCENILQQLQECDSALVAISLDAPWSHLAFSNERKLHFPLLADFQPKGEVARKYGIYDENNGVCDRAIFVIDQEGVISWSYLAPEGIKIKADAILNAVDALNRRD; the protein is encoded by the coding sequence ATGCATACCGCCGAAAGATACGGTCACGGATATACCACTATTCTTTCTCCAGGAAATCAGGCACCGGATTTCTGTTTAGCCTCTGCTCCGGATCAGAAGCTCTGCTTGAAAGATCTTTTAGGCAAACCTTTGGTGTTGGTTTTTTATCCCGCAGATTGGAGTCCTCAGTGCGAGGACTTGGATGTATGTGAAAACATTCTTCAGCAACTTCAAGAGTGCGACTCTGCACTGGTGGCTATTTCACTCGATGCACCTTGGTCCCACTTAGCATTTAGTAATGAAAGGAAACTACACTTTCCGCTACTGGCTGATTTTCAGCCTAAAGGAGAGGTTGCGAGAAAATACGGGATTTACGACGAGAATAATGGCGTTTGTGACCGGGCAATCTTTGTGATTGATCAAGAAGGTGTGATTTCGTGGAGCTATTTGGCACCTGAAGGCATTAAAATCAAAGCTGATGCAATTTTGAATGCGGTGGATGCCCTGAACCGTCGAGATTAA
- a CDS encoding DsbA family protein: MRLNSSVSEKDHYRGPLHAPIILVEYGDFQCPYSAKAFYEIENVLKELKGSICYSFRYFPVQGLHRHAIIGAMAAEAASRQGMFWPMHHMLFQNFDTIDEQSINKFAQMIGLDMELFQGDMANPDLMKRIERDYRDGVKSGVINTPTLFLNGDWFDHPTNHHELVLAAEELMQTSRRKHF; this comes from the coding sequence ATGAGATTGAATTCTTCAGTGAGCGAAAAAGATCATTATCGCGGCCCCCTTCATGCTCCTATTATCTTGGTCGAATATGGTGATTTCCAATGTCCCTATAGTGCTAAAGCCTTTTATGAAATTGAAAATGTTTTAAAGGAACTTAAGGGCAGCATTTGTTATTCGTTTCGGTATTTTCCGGTTCAAGGTTTACATCGTCACGCAATCATCGGGGCTATGGCTGCTGAAGCGGCTAGCCGCCAAGGAATGTTTTGGCCAATGCACCATATGTTGTTTCAAAACTTCGATACCATTGATGAACAAAGTATAAATAAATTCGCGCAAATGATTGGCCTTGATATGGAACTGTTTCAAGGGGACATGGCCAACCCTGATTTAATGAAACGAATTGAACGTGATTACAGGGACGGCGTAAAAAGCGGAGTCATCAATACGCCCACGCTATTTTTAAATGGTGACTGGTTTGACCATCCCACCAACCATCATGAGCTCGTATTAGCTGCAGAAGAGCTGATGCAGACATCCAGAAGAAAGCATTTTTAG
- a CDS encoding cell wall hydrolase codes for MALWRRLSISILFFAVNAWSDESSVYTCRFANDSHGFSSVRMKKFFSPTDNMELGKVDLIQNFIVVESTATKIYQIPLWERDTFIQMWYSPTVRVDAQLSHSQGLAEFSATYSKGSDKFALVCVELK; via the coding sequence ATGGCACTGTGGAGACGTTTAAGTATTTCAATTTTATTTTTTGCCGTAAATGCATGGAGTGATGAAAGCTCTGTCTACACCTGCCGTTTTGCCAATGACAGCCATGGTTTTTCATCGGTGCGCATGAAAAAGTTTTTTAGTCCCACCGACAATATGGAGTTAGGCAAAGTTGATCTAATCCAAAACTTTATTGTCGTCGAAAGCACCGCAACCAAGATTTACCAAATTCCCTTATGGGAACGAGATACTTTTATTCAGATGTGGTATTCCCCCACAGTGCGGGTTGATGCCCAGCTTTCCCATTCGCAAGGCCTGGCGGAGTTTTCTGCCACCTATAGCAAAGGGTCCGATAAATTTGCCCTAGTGTGTGTCGAACTTAAATAG
- a CDS encoding ferritin-like domain-containing protein, which translates to MASFTDSIANLISLVVQTPHLESAWLNTLSHMEHLAAEQIMGNISKSTPKEYIPEIQNHADDEYRHRDVILNLRPHAEPLNESYRLLRQRLSNIAESFVMGYFANPVLVQASSRFTAYVHGAITIEQFPFQIYSVYIDGTRDPKIREAMKQVLSEENAHIALGRKFRDSLPAEDQISLQQLQAIEKDMCLKMVLRMTDLVQEFIDADEKNLADLKPSSQLVAMISDRPYATYAWTYALANGEETAARHMQRIFNDRNIPQPPSMQEHVDDEIRHTQMLQRCILLDRRVYSKTDVYKQLEKSMIRASNRYLLGYFSALMKEIKEPEMLYLYGAWGLEMRVFKHYSEIQRTTDNMSLAHTIAVILNDEAEHTKMVNNNLTEKNYFDPEILKFVKQIEEEQFEKFCAQGVHLIVEAEAAGSFVPPYKVVENQVNSTPTLASSPVMELQ; encoded by the coding sequence ATGGCAAGCTTTACTGATTCAATCGCAAATCTTATTTCGCTCGTAGTTCAAACTCCCCACTTGGAATCTGCATGGTTAAATACGCTTTCACATATGGAGCATTTAGCGGCAGAACAAATCATGGGTAACATCTCTAAGTCGACCCCAAAAGAATACATTCCAGAGATTCAAAACCACGCTGATGATGAATACCGTCACCGTGATGTGATCTTAAACTTACGTCCCCATGCAGAGCCGTTAAACGAATCTTATCGCCTGCTTCGCCAAAGACTTAGCAACATCGCTGAGTCCTTCGTGATGGGATATTTCGCCAATCCAGTATTGGTTCAAGCTTCATCTCGATTCACAGCTTATGTTCACGGCGCTATCACTATCGAACAGTTCCCTTTCCAAATTTATTCAGTGTATATCGATGGCACCCGCGATCCAAAAATCCGCGAGGCCATGAAACAAGTTTTGTCTGAAGAAAATGCCCATATCGCTTTAGGAAGAAAGTTCCGCGATTCTTTACCAGCTGAAGATCAAATTTCTTTGCAACAGCTTCAAGCCATTGAAAAAGACATGTGCTTAAAAATGGTTCTTAGAATGACTGACTTGGTACAAGAATTCATCGACGCCGATGAAAAGAACTTAGCTGATCTAAAACCAAGTTCGCAGCTAGTAGCGATGATCTCGGACCGTCCTTATGCAACATACGCTTGGACTTATGCTTTAGCTAACGGCGAAGAAACCGCTGCACGACACATGCAAAGAATCTTCAACGATCGCAACATCCCGCAACCGCCTTCTATGCAAGAACACGTTGATGATGAAATCCGTCATACACAGATGTTACAACGTTGCATCCTTTTGGATCGCCGCGTGTATTCAAAAACGGACGTCTATAAACAGCTTGAAAAGTCGATGATCCGCGCTTCCAACAGATATCTGCTAGGTTATTTCAGTGCGCTTATGAAAGAAATCAAAGAGCCTGAAATGCTTTATCTTTACGGCGCTTGGGGCTTAGAGATGAGAGTATTTAAACACTACTCTGAAATTCAACGCACTACTGATAACATGAGCCTAGCCCACACCATCGCTGTCATCCTTAACGATGAAGCTGAACATACAAAAATGGTGAATAACAACCTGACAGAGAAAAACTACTTCGATCCTGAAATTCTGAAGTTCGTAAAACAGATCGAAGAAGAACAGTTTGAAAAATTCTGCGCGCAAGGCGTTCATTTAATTGTTGAAGCCGAGGCAGCAGGAAGTTTCGTTCCTCCATATAAAGTTGTAGAAAACCAAGTAAACTCAACACCGACTTTGGCATCTTCCCCAGTTATGGAGCTGCAATAA
- a CDS encoding Hsp20/alpha crystallin family protein, with protein sequence MRTLATYWPTRTLSSNLLGEMDRLFTQPVYDERSFSPVCEISEAEEHYLLSVDLPGMKKSDIKIELVDKLLTISGERKREVSEKKETVQRYEKSYGFFKRSFTIPSSVDAEKVEARYEDGVLELFIPKAASAKPRQIEIQTA encoded by the coding sequence ATGAGAACATTAGCAACCTATTGGCCAACAAGAACTCTGTCTTCTAATCTTTTAGGAGAAATGGACAGACTCTTCACACAGCCGGTCTATGATGAAAGATCATTCTCTCCGGTTTGTGAAATTTCCGAAGCAGAAGAGCACTATTTATTAAGTGTTGATTTGCCGGGAATGAAAAAAAGCGACATTAAAATTGAGTTGGTAGATAAACTTTTAACCATCTCAGGAGAACGTAAGCGCGAAGTTTCTGAAAAAAAAGAAACAGTACAACGTTACGAAAAATCCTATGGCTTCTTCAAACGCAGCTTCACAATTCCGTCTTCAGTAGACGCAGAAAAAGTCGAAGCCCGTTATGAAGATGGAGTGTTAGAACTATTTATTCCAAAAGCTGCTTCCGCAAAACCCCGCCAAATTGAAATTCAAACTGCCTAA